One Anaerobacillus alkaliphilus DNA window includes the following coding sequences:
- a CDS encoding HesB/YadR/YfhF family protein, with the protein MEFIISEKAANLYKQEMGLQKGDSLRLYVRVGGCGSGGFSVGVTKDQPSPKAFARTVDSIKFFVEEEDFWYLDGMTIDFDLDLNFLTFENPNIKDTDNPNS; encoded by the coding sequence ATGGAATTTATAATTAGCGAAAAGGCTGCAAATTTATATAAACAAGAAATGGGCTTACAGAAAGGAGACTCTTTACGTTTGTACGTCCGTGTCGGTGGGTGTGGTTCAGGTGGTTTTTCAGTAGGAGTCACAAAGGATCAGCCATCACCTAAAGCTTTTGCGAGAACAGTAGACAGTATAAAATTCTTTGTTGAGGAAGAAGATTTTTGGTATTTAGATGGTATGACGATCGACTTTGATTTAGATCTAAACTTCCTAACGTTTGAAAATCCAAATATTAAAGATACTGATAACCCAAATTCATAA
- the moaA gene encoding GTP 3',8-cyclase MoaA translates to MEKKRLLDKLGRPLRDLRISVTDRCNFRCSYCMPAEIFDKDFMFLPRNEVLTFEEITRLATLFVEAAGIKKLRITGGEPLVRKDLTRLIEMLSEVKGINDIAMTTNGSLLAKHAKDLKQAGLNRVTISLDSLDDERFRKINGRNIGVDQVFAGIEAAQAVGLGVKLNMVVQRGMNDEDIIPMVRHFKDTNIILRFIEFMDVGNSNGWKLDQVVSKKEIFDRINKEIPIEPVKPNYTGEVATRFRFKDNENEIGIISSVTDAFCSTCSRARLSADGKLVTCLFASEGHDLRDLLRSGASDEEVMDRMDAIWSGRHDRYSEERLNHTDKKQIRKIEMSHIGG, encoded by the coding sequence ATGGAAAAAAAGCGTTTACTTGATAAATTAGGACGCCCGCTTCGTGATTTGAGAATATCCGTTACAGATCGTTGTAATTTTCGTTGCAGCTATTGTATGCCAGCAGAAATATTTGATAAAGATTTTATGTTTCTACCAAGAAACGAAGTGTTAACCTTTGAAGAGATTACCAGGTTAGCTACTTTATTTGTAGAAGCTGCAGGTATAAAAAAATTACGTATTACAGGTGGTGAACCACTTGTACGAAAAGATTTGACTCGTTTAATAGAAATGCTCTCTGAAGTGAAGGGAATTAATGATATTGCCATGACTACGAACGGCTCACTTTTGGCCAAGCATGCAAAAGACCTAAAACAAGCAGGTCTAAACCGGGTGACGATTAGCTTGGATAGCTTAGATGATGAGCGTTTTCGTAAAATAAATGGTAGAAATATTGGTGTAGACCAAGTGTTTGCTGGTATTGAAGCGGCTCAAGCTGTGGGTCTAGGTGTGAAACTTAATATGGTTGTCCAACGGGGGATGAATGATGAAGATATCATCCCAATGGTCCGTCATTTTAAAGATACGAACATCATTCTTCGTTTTATTGAGTTTATGGATGTTGGAAATTCAAATGGTTGGAAATTAGATCAAGTAGTTTCGAAAAAGGAAATTTTTGACCGAATTAATAAAGAAATACCAATTGAACCAGTGAAACCTAACTATACGGGTGAGGTGGCTACTAGATTTCGCTTTAAAGATAACGAGAATGAAATTGGTATTATTTCTTCTGTCACAGATGCATTCTGTTCTACTTGTTCAAGAGCAAGGTTAAGTGCAGATGGAAAACTTGTTACCTGTTTGTTTGCTTCTGAAGGTCATGATCTTAGAGATCTTTTACGTTCAGGTGCAAGTGATGAGGAAGTTATGGATCGTATGGATGCTATTTGGAGTGGAAGACATGACCGATATTCAGAAGAGCGTCTTAATCATACAGACAAAAAACAAATTCGTAAGATTGAAATGTCCCACATTGGTGGTTAA
- a CDS encoding ATP-dependent DNA helicase produces the protein MQSFEKLPFTYDRTKSFISQLGDWVGDVFYDILPEAGFEIRDEQIFMAFQLERAFAEKKVIFAEAGVGTGKTIAYLLYAICYARYIGKPAIIACADEALIEQLVKPEGDIAKLSKVLNLNIDVRLAKAQEQYLCVQKLEKLREDEDHTEVYEDVSETIPAFVYNNAPMQQFHFYGDRKTYPDLNNETWRKMNWDAFQDCSVCEKRHRCGMTLTREHYRKAGDLIICSQDFYMEHIWTEESRKRKGQLPFLPEASSIIFDEGHLLEFAAQKALAYHVRHDLLEEILERLLANDVREEAAVLVDEIISHSLYMFQEIEKGTTEVKGSLRRELQISPQLISEIKQFKKLLSALEDALVFESELYTIEDYQLKIVEEHLEMLQYSLSLLAEKSNVITWVTKVEGVTTLVIMPNLVEDVLQEKVFSKKLPIIFSSATLSTNNDFGYISGSLGIKNYLSFTVQSPFNYKDNMRVLIPRDSEKEKLQTVIEVLKETEGRSLLLFNNEDELETFRHLSKTNNELAGYKFLFEGDQELSSIVHTFQHEEQTCLCAIHLWEGLDIPGPSLSSVIIWSLPFPPNDPVFNGKRKNAHDPYQEVDLPYMLLRLRQGIGRLIRTSSDRGIIAIVDEQLSKNEQLFEEVRSILPAEVDISNR, from the coding sequence ATGCAATCGTTTGAGAAGTTACCTTTTACATATGATCGGACAAAATCTTTTATCAGCCAGCTCGGAGATTGGGTAGGCGATGTTTTTTACGATATTCTGCCTGAAGCAGGATTTGAAATTCGTGATGAACAAATTTTTATGGCGTTTCAACTTGAACGGGCATTTGCAGAAAAGAAAGTCATATTTGCCGAAGCAGGAGTAGGGACTGGTAAGACGATTGCATATCTTTTATACGCAATTTGTTATGCACGGTACATTGGTAAGCCTGCAATTATTGCCTGTGCTGATGAGGCACTAATTGAACAGCTTGTTAAACCTGAAGGTGACATTGCTAAATTATCAAAAGTATTAAATTTAAATATTGATGTAAGGTTAGCGAAAGCTCAGGAGCAATACTTATGTGTCCAAAAATTAGAGAAATTACGTGAAGACGAAGACCATACGGAAGTTTATGAAGATGTTTCTGAGACGATACCAGCTTTCGTATACAATAATGCGCCAATGCAACAGTTCCATTTCTACGGCGATCGAAAAACCTATCCAGATCTAAATAATGAGACATGGAGAAAAATGAATTGGGATGCTTTTCAAGACTGTTCTGTTTGTGAAAAGCGACACCGCTGTGGAATGACTCTAACTAGGGAGCATTACAGAAAAGCAGGGGATTTAATTATCTGTTCACAGGACTTTTATATGGAGCATATTTGGACAGAGGAGTCTAGAAAGCGTAAAGGACAATTACCGTTTTTGCCAGAAGCTAGTAGTATTATTTTTGATGAAGGCCACTTATTAGAATTTGCTGCACAAAAGGCATTGGCATATCATGTTCGTCATGATTTGTTAGAAGAGATTTTGGAAAGATTACTTGCCAATGACGTTCGTGAGGAAGCTGCTGTCTTAGTGGATGAGATCATTTCACATAGCCTTTATATGTTTCAAGAAATTGAAAAAGGAACGACAGAGGTGAAAGGCTCTCTACGGAGAGAGTTACAAATTTCACCACAACTCATTTCAGAAATTAAGCAGTTTAAAAAGTTACTATCAGCTCTTGAAGATGCCCTAGTCTTTGAAAGTGAATTGTATACGATTGAGGATTACCAACTGAAGATCGTTGAGGAGCACTTAGAAATGCTACAATACTCCTTGTCACTCTTAGCTGAAAAAAGTAATGTGATTACATGGGTAACAAAAGTTGAAGGTGTAACGACACTTGTGATTATGCCTAATCTTGTAGAAGATGTTCTGCAAGAAAAAGTCTTTTCAAAGAAACTACCTATTATTTTTTCATCAGCTACCTTATCAACTAACAATGACTTTGGCTATATTTCTGGAAGCCTAGGAATTAAAAATTATCTTTCGTTTACTGTTCAGTCACCTTTTAATTACAAAGATAATATGAGGGTTCTAATACCAAGAGATTCTGAGAAAGAAAAGCTGCAAACTGTTATTGAGGTTTTAAAAGAAACTGAAGGTAGGTCGCTTTTGTTATTTAACAACGAAGATGAACTCGAGACCTTTAGACATTTATCTAAGACAAACAACGAATTAGCTGGGTATAAATTCTTATTTGAAGGCGATCAAGAACTAAGCAGCATTGTTCATACCTTCCAACATGAAGAGCAAACTTGCTTATGTGCCATCCATTTATGGGAGGGGTTAGATATCCCAGGACCATCGCTATCTAGTGTTATTATTTGGTCATTACCTTTTCCTCCGAACGACCCTGTCTTTAATGGGAAAAGGAAAAATGCTCATGATCCATATCAAGAAGTTGATTTACCATACATGCTCCTTAGATTGAGACAAGGGATTGGGAGATTAATTAGAACAAGTAGTGATCGAGGGATTATCGCGATTGTTGACGAACAACTGAGTAAGAATGAACAGCTCTTTGAAGAGGTAAGATCCATTCTTCCTGCAGAGGTTGATATTTCTAATAGATGA
- a CDS encoding DUF2564 family protein, with amino-acid sequence MSEPFNDIRQVEMAIKAAQRMVGQATMSMDEDQLKSATDALSQAKKQYADALSHATGVDEEFFEFSSELIERLDHQLTEAKE; translated from the coding sequence ATGTCTGAACCGTTTAACGATATTCGCCAAGTAGAAATGGCTATAAAAGCTGCACAAAGAATGGTAGGTCAAGCGACGATGAGTATGGATGAAGATCAACTTAAGTCTGCAACTGATGCTCTCTCTCAAGCTAAGAAGCAATACGCAGATGCGCTCTCGCACGCAACAGGGGTTGATGAAGAGTTCTTTGAATTTTCTTCTGAGCTAATTGAAAGATTAGACCACCAGCTAACTGAAGCAAAAGAGTAA
- a CDS encoding M3 family oligoendopeptidase: MATKLSQVWDLDSIFPGGSESSEFQAFLETMEKDLKQLHDQIHGNEASVEEVTTWILEVQELAKRSRQAGAFLSCLSAQNVKDAKAKQLLGTVSQTRTILEAILTNIDDQLLNMPEEQWATFIAQDVFTEVTHPLLERRLRAKEKLSPREETLIQKLAVDGYHAWGQLYDTIVGRMKIAVEEDGKVEELSVGQAANKMSSGNRELREHVSQKWEEAWANEADLCSDALNHLAGYRLQVYGERGWEQVLKEPLEINRMTQETLDAMWNTITENKPKFVQFLDRKAELLGIEKLSWHDVFAPLSKDVPEVSYDEAADIIVNQFEQLTPKMAEFTKEAFAKSWIEAESRAGKRPGGFCTSFPLSKESRIFMTYAGTASNVSTLAHELGHAFHQHVMNDLPYLAQGYAMNVAETASTFAEMVVADATVKNATTKEEHLTLLEDKISRSVAFFMNIHSRFLFETRFYEERKNGLVSVTRLNDLMEEAQKEAFNNSLGEYHPHFWASKLHFYITGVPFYNFPYTFGYLFSMGIYALALKEGEGFEEKYINLLRDTGRMRVEDLAMKHLHVDLTKPEFWQEAVDLAAADVDEFLKLTEK; the protein is encoded by the coding sequence ATGGCAACGAAATTAAGTCAAGTGTGGGATTTAGACTCAATTTTCCCAGGCGGTAGTGAATCATCTGAATTCCAAGCTTTTTTAGAAACGATGGAGAAAGATTTAAAGCAGCTTCATGATCAAATACATGGAAATGAAGCTTCGGTAGAAGAAGTAACAACTTGGATTTTAGAGGTGCAAGAATTAGCAAAGCGTTCTAGACAAGCAGGTGCGTTTTTAAGTTGCTTAAGTGCACAAAATGTCAAGGATGCCAAAGCTAAACAGCTTTTAGGAACTGTAAGTCAAACTAGGACTATTCTTGAAGCTATTTTAACAAATATTGATGATCAACTATTAAATATGCCTGAAGAACAGTGGGCAACATTTATTGCGCAAGATGTATTTACGGAGGTAACACATCCTCTTTTAGAAAGACGTTTACGAGCGAAAGAGAAGTTGTCACCACGTGAAGAAACATTAATTCAAAAATTAGCAGTTGATGGCTACCACGCTTGGGGTCAACTGTATGATACGATTGTTGGTCGTATGAAAATTGCTGTAGAAGAAGATGGCAAGGTGGAAGAGCTTTCGGTTGGGCAAGCGGCAAATAAGATGAGTAGTGGGAATCGTGAACTTCGTGAGCACGTTTCTCAAAAATGGGAAGAAGCTTGGGCGAACGAAGCTGATCTTTGCTCAGATGCATTAAATCATTTAGCTGGCTATCGTTTACAGGTTTATGGTGAAAGAGGCTGGGAGCAAGTATTAAAAGAGCCACTTGAAATAAACAGAATGACCCAAGAAACGCTAGATGCCATGTGGAATACAATCACTGAAAACAAGCCTAAATTTGTTCAGTTCTTGGATAGAAAAGCAGAGTTACTTGGAATAGAAAAGCTAAGCTGGCACGATGTGTTTGCACCGCTCTCAAAAGATGTTCCTGAAGTAAGTTATGACGAAGCCGCTGACATCATTGTAAATCAGTTCGAACAACTAACACCTAAAATGGCTGAATTCACAAAAGAAGCGTTTGCGAAAAGTTGGATTGAAGCAGAAAGCCGCGCTGGAAAACGTCCCGGTGGTTTCTGTACTAGCTTCCCGTTAAGCAAGGAATCACGTATCTTCATGACATATGCTGGTACTGCATCTAATGTCTCTACGCTAGCTCACGAATTAGGGCATGCGTTCCACCAGCACGTGATGAATGATCTTCCATATCTAGCACAAGGCTATGCGATGAATGTCGCTGAAACAGCTTCTACTTTTGCAGAGATGGTTGTTGCCGATGCTACAGTTAAAAATGCGACAACGAAAGAAGAACATTTAACATTATTAGAAGATAAAATTAGCCGTAGTGTAGCATTTTTTATGAACATCCATTCACGGTTCCTATTTGAAACAAGATTTTATGAAGAGCGTAAAAATGGTTTAGTCAGTGTAACGCGCTTAAACGATCTAATGGAAGAAGCCCAAAAAGAGGCCTTTAACAATTCCTTAGGTGAGTATCATCCTCACTTCTGGGCATCTAAATTACATTTTTATATCACAGGAGTTCCTTTTTATAACTTCCCGTATACGTTTGGTTACCTATTTAGCATGGGGATTTATGCGCTTGCCCTTAAAGAGGGAGAAGGATTTGAGGAAAAGTACATTAACCTACTCCGTGATACAGGAAGAATGCGCGTAGAAGATTTAGCAATGAAGCATTTACATGTTGACTTAACTAAACCAGAGTTCTGGCAAGAGGCAGTAGATCTAGCTGCAGCTGATGTGGATGAATTCTTAAAATTAACTGAAAAGTAA
- a CDS encoding THUMP domain-containing class I SAM-dependent RNA methyltransferase, giving the protein MGKVKLIATAAMGLEALVAREVKDLGYENVQVENGKVIIEADEKAICRTNLWLRTADRVKLVVGEFKATTFDELFEKTKALPWGQWIPENGEFPVIGKSVKSTLFSVSDCQAIVKKAVVESLKKTYKRAWFDEDGPFFRIEVALLKDVATLTIDTSGSGLHKRGYRYLHSEAPLKETMAAAMIMLTNWQPDRPFWDPFCGSGTLPIEAAMIGQNIAPGFNRDFVSQKWDWIGRENWDLAMEEAEDKANYDQPLQIIGTDIDHKMVDLSINNAQEAGFGDMLQFKQMQVKDISTKLEYGCIVGNPPYGERIGEIKEVEQMYREMGQAFAKLDTWSVYMLTSNEGFEELYGKKASKKRKLYNGNIKTDFYQYFGPRPPRN; this is encoded by the coding sequence ATGGGAAAAGTAAAATTAATTGCAACAGCTGCTATGGGACTTGAAGCACTTGTTGCGCGTGAAGTAAAGGACTTAGGTTATGAAAACGTTCAGGTGGAAAATGGGAAGGTAATTATTGAGGCCGATGAAAAAGCAATTTGCCGTACAAATTTGTGGTTAAGAACTGCTGACAGAGTTAAGCTAGTCGTTGGAGAATTTAAAGCGACAACGTTTGATGAGCTTTTTGAAAAAACGAAGGCACTCCCTTGGGGACAATGGATACCAGAGAACGGGGAATTCCCGGTGATTGGAAAATCAGTCAAATCTACATTGTTTAGTGTGTCAGACTGTCAAGCAATTGTAAAGAAGGCTGTTGTAGAAAGTTTAAAAAAGACGTATAAGCGAGCTTGGTTTGATGAAGATGGTCCATTTTTCCGAATTGAAGTTGCTTTATTAAAAGACGTTGCAACCCTAACAATTGATACAAGTGGAAGTGGTCTACATAAAAGAGGATATCGTTATTTACATAGTGAAGCACCATTGAAGGAAACAATGGCTGCAGCGATGATTATGCTTACAAATTGGCAACCAGACCGTCCTTTTTGGGATCCTTTTTGCGGTTCAGGAACACTTCCTATTGAAGCAGCGATGATTGGGCAAAACATTGCACCTGGCTTTAATCGCGATTTTGTTTCTCAAAAATGGGATTGGATTGGGAGAGAAAATTGGGATTTAGCGATGGAAGAAGCTGAAGATAAAGCAAATTACGATCAACCTCTACAGATTATCGGTACTGATATTGACCATAAGATGGTTGACTTATCAATTAATAATGCTCAAGAAGCCGGGTTTGGTGACATGCTCCAATTTAAACAAATGCAGGTAAAGGATATTTCTACGAAATTAGAGTATGGTTGCATTGTTGGTAATCCACCGTATGGCGAGCGTATCGGTGAAATCAAAGAAGTTGAGCAAATGTATCGAGAAATGGGTCAAGCATTTGCGAAACTTGATACTTGGTCTGTGTACATGTTAACTTCGAATGAAGGCTTTGAAGAGCTATATGGCAAAAAGGCCTCTAAAAAACGCAAATTATATAATGGAAATATAAAAACCGATTTTTATCAATACTTTGGGCCAAGACCTCCGAGAAATTAA
- a CDS encoding reverse transcriptase-like protein produces MIEVYIDGASTGNPGLAGAGIFIKANGTVESFSFPLGEMTSHEAEFWALIKALEICTERNYTIVSFRTDSKIVEDTVEKRYAKREPFSSLMTKALPYIDKFDLFFIKWIPGKNNVNADQLAKKAIQLNKK; encoded by the coding sequence TTGATTGAAGTATACATCGATGGTGCGAGTACTGGTAACCCTGGTTTGGCTGGTGCGGGTATATTTATAAAAGCAAATGGGACAGTAGAAAGTTTTTCGTTTCCTCTAGGAGAAATGACTAGCCATGAAGCAGAGTTCTGGGCATTAATCAAGGCTTTAGAAATTTGTACCGAAAGAAACTATACAATCGTGTCGTTTCGTACTGATTCAAAGATCGTGGAGGATACAGTTGAAAAACGCTATGCCAAACGTGAGCCTTTTTCCAGTCTCATGACAAAAGCACTGCCTTATATAGACAAATTCGACTTATTCTTTATTAAGTGGATACCTGGTAAGAACAACGTAAATGCTGATCAACTTGCCAAGAAGGCAATACAGTTGAATAAGAAATAA
- the gpsB gene encoding cell division regulator GpsB has product MVEKRISHLTPKEILEKEFKTSLKGYNQDEVDKFLDIVIKDYEMYQKRIETLESENARLKLEADKLSQQQTRQTPIAGNTNYDILKRLSNLEKHVFGSKLFD; this is encoded by the coding sequence ATGGTTGAAAAAAGGATTTCACATCTAACTCCTAAGGAAATATTAGAAAAAGAATTTAAGACTAGCTTGAAAGGTTATAATCAAGACGAAGTTGATAAATTTTTAGATATAGTTATAAAAGATTATGAAATGTATCAAAAGAGAATTGAAACATTAGAAAGTGAAAATGCCCGACTTAAGCTAGAAGCTGACAAGCTTTCACAACAGCAAACGCGCCAAACCCCAATAGCTGGTAACACGAACTATGACATCTTAAAACGCTTATCTAACTTAGAAAAACATGTCTTCGGTAGTAAACTTTTTGATTAA
- a CDS encoding DUF1273 domain-containing protein has product MKVVAVTGYKSHELGIFDEKHTGIKYIKKVLRKRLISLIEDGLEWVVISGQLGVELWAAEVVLQLKHEYPQVKLAVLTPFYNQESNWNELRKEQYSQVLQQADFVDSITKRDYENPGQLKLKNQFIIEKSDALLVIYDDDKPGSPSYYLTYAKARSESSNYQIFYIFPDEIELAYQDEMLEW; this is encoded by the coding sequence ATAAAAGTTGTAGCAGTGACTGGTTACAAATCTCACGAGTTAGGGATTTTTGATGAAAAGCATACAGGTATTAAATACATAAAAAAGGTTTTAAGAAAAAGACTTATTTCTCTAATAGAGGATGGTTTAGAGTGGGTAGTAATTAGTGGGCAGTTAGGGGTTGAACTGTGGGCTGCTGAAGTAGTTCTTCAATTAAAGCATGAGTACCCGCAAGTGAAACTCGCAGTTTTGACGCCTTTTTATAATCAAGAGAGTAACTGGAACGAATTAAGAAAAGAGCAATACAGCCAAGTTTTACAACAAGCTGATTTTGTCGATAGTATTACAAAGAGAGATTACGAAAATCCTGGTCAACTAAAATTAAAAAACCAATTTATTATTGAGAAGAGTGATGCTCTTTTAGTTATTTATGACGATGACAAACCAGGTTCACCAAGTTATTATCTAACGTATGCAAAGGCACGTAGTGAAAGTTCTAATTACCAGATATTTTATATTTTTCCTGATGAAATAGAACTCGCCTATCAAGATGAAATGTTAGAATGGTAA
- a CDS encoding spore coat protein translates to MFYGPGTRPVVLPPRIHPTKQNVVYNCCEYIVPEVHPTHTTVMNKHLYKHYHNFPQTVSQVDQVANQQFMCPPGPVMPAPGPGVAGAGFGAPGAGFGAPGAGFGAAGAGVAPRRRFF, encoded by the coding sequence ATGTTCTATGGACCAGGAACAAGACCAGTTGTATTACCACCACGTATTCACCCAACTAAACAAAATGTAGTTTATAATTGCTGTGAGTATATCGTACCAGAGGTGCACCCTACTCATACAACTGTTATGAACAAACATTTATACAAACACTATCATAACTTCCCGCAAACTGTATCTCAAGTTGATCAGGTTGCAAACCAACAATTTATGTGCCCTCCAGGACCAGTAATGCCTGCACCAGGACCAGGTGTAGCAGGAGCTGGCTTCGGAGCACCAGGCGCTGGCTTCGGAGCGCCAGGCGCTGGCTTTGGAGCAGCAGGGGCTGGAGTTGCACCACGTCGTCGCTTCTTTTAA
- a CDS encoding 2Fe-2S iron-sulfur cluster-binding protein, which yields MVKINVVDYQIIEGEEGKKLVHVLEDNGVDILHRCGGNAKCTSCRVEVIEGDFGPKSEQEQQTLANKGFTDENLRLSCQIRVNGDATVKPVMTKTNSNLEPGPRPVE from the coding sequence ATGGTAAAAATTAATGTAGTTGACTATCAGATTATTGAAGGTGAAGAAGGTAAGAAACTTGTACATGTTCTCGAAGATAATGGTGTCGATATCTTACATCGTTGCGGTGGGAATGCTAAATGCACATCCTGTCGTGTAGAGGTAATTGAAGGAGATTTCGGCCCTAAATCAGAACAAGAACAGCAAACATTAGCAAATAAGGGGTTCACCGACGAAAACCTTCGTTTATCCTGTCAAATTCGTGTCAATGGTGACGCTACGGTAAAACCTGTGATGACGAAAACAAACTCTAACTTAGAACCAGGACCAAGACCGGTTGAGTAA